In one window of Pseudomonas benzenivorans DNA:
- a CDS encoding iron-sulfur-binding ferredoxin reductase, with translation MPELRVGAHRLTVAPSCNLLDALLAGGVAVPYSCRAGSCHACLVRCLQGEPLDAKPGALDDARREQGWRLACQCRIVDDLQVEVFDPLRDGRPARIHSCDWLSPSVLRLRLIPQDALRYRAGQHLVLWTEAGVARPYSLASLPGEDPWLEFHLDCRQSGAFSDAARAMRPGDSLRLGELRGGALHYDPDWQARPLWLLGAGTGLAPLYGILREALRQEHQGPIRVIHLAHAAAEHYLADSLAALAAGYPQLRVELTSAAQLPAALAELRLVSRKTLALLCGHPHSVETFARRLYLAGIPRNQVFADLFLPHA, from the coding sequence ATGCCTGAGCTGCGGGTCGGCGCGCACCGCCTCACCGTCGCCCCCTCCTGTAATCTGCTGGATGCCTTGCTCGCCGGCGGTGTCGCCGTGCCCTACAGCTGCCGGGCGGGGAGCTGTCATGCCTGCCTGGTGCGTTGTCTGCAAGGCGAGCCGCTGGATGCCAAGCCCGGCGCCCTCGATGACGCCCGCCGGGAGCAGGGCTGGCGCCTGGCCTGTCAGTGTCGCATCGTCGACGACCTGCAGGTCGAGGTGTTCGACCCTCTGCGCGATGGCCGCCCGGCGCGTATCCACAGCTGCGACTGGCTCAGCCCCAGCGTGCTGCGCCTGCGTCTGATCCCGCAAGACGCGCTGCGCTACCGCGCCGGCCAGCATCTGGTGCTGTGGACCGAGGCCGGCGTGGCCCGTCCCTATTCGCTGGCCAGTCTGCCCGGCGAAGACCCCTGGTTGGAGTTCCACCTGGACTGCCGGCAGAGCGGGGCCTTCAGCGACGCGGCGCGGGCCATGCGTCCCGGCGACAGCCTGCGTCTGGGCGAGCTGCGGGGCGGTGCGCTGCACTACGATCCGGACTGGCAGGCCCGGCCACTCTGGCTGCTGGGGGCCGGCACCGGCCTGGCGCCGCTCTACGGCATCCTGCGCGAGGCGCTACGGCAGGAACATCAGGGTCCCATCCGGGTCATTCACCTGGCCCATGCTGCCGCCGAGCACTACCTCGCCGACAGCCTGGCCGCCCTGGCTGCCGGCTACCCGCAGCTGCGGGTCGAACTCACCAGCGCGGCGCAGTTGCCCGCGGCTTTGGCCGAACTGCGCCTTGTCTCGCGTAAAACCCTCGCCTTACTCTGCGGCCACCCCCACAGCGTCGAAACCTTTGCGCGGCGTCTGTATCTGGCCGGTATCCCGCGCAACCAGGTATTCGCCGACCTGTTCCTGCCGCATGCGTGA
- a CDS encoding GGDEF domain-containing protein, which yields MSSSSQRVTQRRLKGLLLKRFGMAAATYALTGVVCSVAMFNGLLQASWPTALLFTLLVTLSQLGFFAVFRAGKNLRFRDPSLTEPQMLVALGWLTLLLSSFDEGRGSLLVIYPLIMLFGVFELQPRVFVRCALLAFFGFAGLNLYEAFTLRLDDPAAATLQVCVLAAVLIWLSLFASYVQTLRRRMRQRRFALQAHQDTLRGMMRQLEDLAATDELTGLFNRRHFLRLASRALDNLRAGRQHGLALIDLDHFKRINDVHGHAAGDRVLQAFAAVARACLRDGDVLARYGGEEFVLLLPDTDCEQFAACCERLREAFSRAEPLGVKVSDLSLSVGMTLLTMHDDLDEALHRADQALYQAKRSGRNRCMAAWEEADA from the coding sequence ATGAGCTCGAGTAGCCAGCGGGTCACTCAGCGTAGGCTAAAAGGCTTGCTGCTCAAGCGCTTTGGTATGGCGGCAGCGACCTACGCCTTGACCGGCGTGGTGTGCTCGGTCGCCATGTTCAACGGCCTGTTGCAGGCATCCTGGCCCACCGCACTGCTGTTCACCCTGCTGGTGACACTGAGCCAGCTGGGCTTCTTCGCGGTGTTTCGCGCCGGAAAGAACCTGCGCTTTCGCGACCCCAGCCTGACCGAGCCGCAGATGCTGGTGGCCCTCGGCTGGCTGACGCTGTTGCTGTCCTCGTTCGACGAGGGGCGCGGCAGTCTGCTGGTGATCTATCCGCTGATCATGCTGTTCGGCGTGTTCGAGCTGCAGCCCAGGGTCTTCGTCCGCTGCGCGCTGCTGGCCTTCTTCGGTTTCGCCGGTTTGAACCTCTACGAGGCCTTCACCCTGCGCCTGGACGACCCGGCCGCGGCTACCTTGCAGGTCTGTGTGTTGGCCGCCGTCCTGATCTGGCTGAGCCTGTTCGCCAGTTACGTGCAGACCCTGCGTCGGCGCATGCGCCAGCGGCGCTTCGCCCTGCAGGCGCATCAGGACACCCTGCGCGGCATGATGCGCCAGCTGGAGGATCTGGCGGCGACGGACGAGCTGACCGGCCTGTTCAATCGTCGACACTTCCTGCGCCTGGCCAGCCGTGCGCTGGATAACCTGAGGGCTGGACGCCAGCACGGCCTGGCCCTGATCGACCTGGATCATTTCAAGCGCATCAACGATGTTCACGGCCATGCCGCCGGCGACCGGGTGTTGCAGGCCTTCGCCGCCGTCGCCCGGGCCTGTCTGCGCGACGGCGATGTGCTGGCCCGCTATGGCGGCGAGGAGTTCGTGTTGCTGCTGCCCGACACCGACTGCGAGCAATTCGCCGCCTGTTGCGAGCGGCTGCGCGAGGCCTTCAGCCGGGCCGAGCCCTTGGGTGTTAAGGTGAGCGACCTGAGTCTGTCTGTCGGAATGACCCTGTTGACCATGCACGACGATCTGGATGAAGCCCTGCACCGCGCCGACCAGGCGCTCTACCAGGCCAAGCGCAGCGGGCGCAACCGCTGTATGGCGGCCTGGGAGGAAGCCGATGCCTGA